Proteins from a single region of Carassius gibelio isolate Cgi1373 ecotype wild population from Czech Republic chromosome A5, carGib1.2-hapl.c, whole genome shotgun sequence:
- the LOC128008251 gene encoding pleckstrin homology-like domain family B member 1 isoform X5 yields MDLNKCHEVTNKSIDMDRLNQNVPEHGRQTHQVLQSTPLDLIETGKTLKVQAEGPHLVSLGSGRLSTAITLLPLPEGKTTLGHGNTDINIQGPGVTAQHCYIENVGGAITLYPCGNLCSMDGLPFSKPVRLTQGCMLCFGQSSFFRFNHPEEAIRMKSLIPGGSPGFTSTYKNHSETHGQVNGNHLPLHERPRPGHGTLVRSIEKDIQDIMNSLSMDEGQTSSSEQCKTKRHPIPQSAILNGSGHSLVSPPTSPGTLSVSSSYENTSPPFSSFSTPSVVSSPEACLDSANTLSTSYTQTVKTPVPHPRTFASKTSSSNGGLKDIESPRLQKALTETPSSPSTNCIVESPHLAHGSSSGSVSISSGDLGRQINARVTSSSSPASSSPRSSVGSSVQETSSSLQSHSCALHPPDSPQSSHRGVELSSMLLPPLSPSTARRGVLGVPVLPGALPGVPLTSRGRTVSESPRLQRRAKAEEEIGITRLNARSPSPVSALLKDQPCCKQKTGITPALGSQTGVSPLTSPRNQRKNPKEPLQVQPRTRERKNSISEVSDKEEDLLEYHRWQREERMREQEMERLERQRLETILNLCAEYNKSDPPVGVDSGRVCQFPGMEEVSVRRPGPDPANVLAQSSHRQGESEEDNLKEECSSTESQHQEHEDSSVLGQQERANLEEERIRVMARVDELKTRVTDLEEQIQESRQEAEMERALLQGERKAELDQVEAELAIINQLQLKLNEVENSTQREKEKKVEALESATKRFEDLEFRQLERESGIEEEKETVSRQLLQEKAEYHQSVAKRKEKMAALEIQAKQLGLQAAQDCEKMAKDRTLALQMLQKERERLSLLEKRYQSLTGGKTFSKPASMKEEVLYISEPDLLDELPTQNSLLPSTCCQRSTPQIYSNRPQEEYLKLSDVYKMYGNGCIPAQTAFPNALCLPLAVTSDTPREEYVTVSQLNQLFGMPKVDPSPTSSVQSFQAIVADPVHSSHTSQCGSSQSLPVESQPAWIRPSIPRLDSERWYQEIMAAGEPSHASPPPLPAKCISSRKPMQSLPDLSPAYLDLDSKRQSDQQGRGLYTCDDSRIRPTDPKQSNWGAPQDSHSHFPPSGAPMVHYSILHHHAPPAGESTYDTLSLESSDSVETSVSTGNNSACSPESSNGQTGLRLEEMEKMLKEAQQEKARLVESREREVQARKQLLEAETRRREEMERRLQDETAHRQRLVEEEVKLREKQCSQARPMTRYLPIRKEEFDLRSHVESSGHCVDTCAYVIVTEKMCKGHLVKMGGKIKSWKKRWFVFDRLKRTFSYYIDKHETKLKGVIYFQAIEEVYYDHLRSATKSPNPSLTFCVKTHDRLYFMVAPSPEAMRIWMDVIVTGAEGYTQFMT; encoded by the exons GGTGTATGCTGTGTTTTGGTCAGTCATCCTTTTTCCGCTTTAACCACCCAGAGGAGGCCATCAGGATGAAGAGTTTGATCCCTGGTGGAAGCCCTGGATTTACCAGTACCTACAAGAACCACTCAG AAACCCATGGGCAAGTAAATGGCAACCACCTTCCTTTGCACGAGCGACCTCGTCCTGGACACGGCACTCTTGTGCGCTCTATTGAGAAGGACATTCAGGACATTATGAATTCTCTGTCTATGGATGAAGGCCAGACTTCTTCATCTGAGCAATGTAAAACAAAACGCCACCCCATTCCACAGTCTGCCATTCTCAACGGGAGCGGCCACAGTCTTGTCTCCCCTCCAACCAGTCCTGGCACTTTGTCTGTGAGCTCCAGCTATGAAAATACCAGTCCTCCGTTCTCCTCCTTCTCCACCCCCTCTGTGGTTAGTAGTCCAGAGGCTTGTTTGGACTCCGCTAATACCCTTTCCACCAGCTACACCCAGACTGTGAAGACCCCGGTGCCACATCCGCGCACTTTTGCATCCAAAACCAGTAGTTCCAACGGAGGGCTAAAGGATATAGAAAGTCCCAGGCTTCAAAAAGCCTTGACTGAAACCCCCTCAAGCCCTTCTACAAACTGTATAGTCGAGAGTCCACACCTGGCCCATGGTTCCTCTTCTGGGTCTGTCTCAATTTCATCTGGAGATTTAGGCAGACAGATCAATGCTAGGGTCACCTCCTCATCCTCACCAGCATCTTCTAGCCCCAGATCCAGTGTTGGCTCATCAGTCCAAGAAACGTCTTCCAGTCTTCAGTCCCATTCATGTGCACTCCATCCTCCAGACAGTCCCCAGTCATCCCACCGTGGTGTAGAACTATCCAGCATGCTTCTTCCTCCTCTCAGCCCCTCCACAGCACGCAGAGGTGTCCTTGGGGTGCCAGTTCTTCCTGGAGCTCTACCCGGAGTTCCTTTGACCTCTCGTGGCCGGACTGTATCAGAGAGTCCTCGTCTTCAACGACGAGCCAAAGCTGAAGAAGAAATAGGAATTACAAGATTAAATGCCAGAAGTCCATCTCCTGTTTCTGCTCTTTTGAAGGACCAGCCTTGCTGCAAGCAGAAGACAGGTATCACCCCAGCTCTAGGTTCTCAGACAGGTGTGTCTCCTCTCACTAGTCCCCGTAACCAGAGAAAGAACCCAAAGGAGCCTCTGCAGGTTCAGCCGCGCACACGAGAACGCAAGAACAGCATTTCAGAGGTCAGCGACAAAGAGGAAGACCTACTTGAGTACCATCGCTGGCAAAGAGAGGAAAGGATGCGTGAGCAGGAGATGGAGAGGCTG GAGAGGCAGAGGCTTGAGACCATCCTGAATTTGTGTGCTGAGTATAATAAGAGCGACCCTCCGGTTGGTGTGGACAGTGGGAGAGTGTGTCAGTTTCCAGGGATGGAGGAGGTCTCTGTTCGGCGACCCGGTCCTGACCCTGCGAATGTGCTGGCCCAGAGCTCTCACAGACAGGGAGAGAGTGAGGAGGACAACCTGAAAGAGGAATGTAGCAGCACTGAGAGCCAGCACCAGGAG CATGAAGATTCTTCAGTGCTGGGGCAGCAGGAGAGAGCAAATCTAGAGGAAGAGCGAATCAGGGTTATGGCTCGGGTGGATGAGCTGAAGACTCGTGTCACTGACCTGGAAGAGCAAATACAGGAATCCAGACAAGAG GCAGAGATGGAGAGGGCATTACTGCAGGGGGAACGGAAGGCGGAGCTTGATCAAGTGGAGGCAGAGTTGGCGATCATCAATCAACTTCAGCTGAAACTGAATGAAGTGGAAAATTCGACTCAGAGGGAGAAAGAGAAG AAGGTGGAGGCACTGGAGTCGGCCACTAAGCGCTTTGAGGATTTGGAGTTCCGCCAGTTGGAGCGAGAGAGTGGCATTGAGGAGGAGAAGGAGACGGTCAGCAGACAGCTGTTGCAAGAGAAGGCAGAGTATCACCAGAGTGTGGCCAAAAGGAAG GAGAAAATGGCAGCTCTGGAGATCCAGGCTAAACAGCTTGGACTTCAGGCAGCTCAGGACTGTGAAAAGATGGCCAAAGATCGAACCCTGGCACTACAGATGCTCCAGAAG GAAAGGGAGAGACTGTCTCTCTTGGAGAAGAGATACCAGAGCCTGACTGGTGGAAAGACTTTCTCCAAGCCTGCCAGCATGAAGGAG GAAGTTCTTTACATCAGTGAACCTGACCTTTTAGATGAACTCCCTACCCAAAATTCTCTGCTCCCCTCGACTTGTTGTCAAAGATCCACCCCTCAGATATATTCTAACAGGCCACAGGAG GAGTACCTCAAACTCTCAGATGTCTATAAGATGTATGGGAACGGATGTATCCCCGCCCAGACTGCCTTCCCTAACGCTCTTTGTCTACCGCTGGCTGTAACATCAGACACACCTCGTGAG GAGTATGTGACAGTCAGTCAGTTGAACCAGCTTTTCGGGATGCCCAAAGTTGACCCCTCTCCCACATCTTCAGTCCAATCATTCCAAGCtattgtggctgaccctgtccaCTCCAGCCACACATCCCAGTGTGGCTCCTCGCAGTCACTTCCTGTTGAG AGCCAGCCTGCATGGATTAGGCCTTCGATCCCCAGGTTAGATTCAGAGCGCTGGTACCAGGAGATTATGGCAGCTGGGGAGCCCAGTCATGCCTCTCCTCCCCCTCTGCCAGCTAAGTGTATCTCCTCACGCAAACCTATGCAG AGTCTCCCAGATCTGTCTCCTGCTTATTTGGACTTAGACTCCAAGAGACAATCGGATCAGCAGGGCAGAG GGCTCTATACATGTGATGATTCCAGAATCAGGCCTACGGATCCTAAACAGAGTAACTGGGGGGCACCACAGGACTCTCACTCCCATTTCCCACCTTCAGGTGCTCCCATGGTACACTACTCCATTCTGCACCACCACGCACCCCCAGCTGGAGAGTCAACGTATGACACTCTGAGTTTAGAGAGCTCTGACAGCGTGGAGACCAGCGTATCTACCGGCAACAACTCCGCCTGTTCACCTGAAAG CAGCAATGGGCAGACAGGACTGAGGCTGGAGGAGATGGAAAAGATGTTGAAGGAGGCCCAGCAGGAGAAAGCTAGACTGGTGGAGAGCCGA gagaGGGAAGTCCAGGCACGAAAGCAGCTGCTGGAGGCTGAGACAAGGCGGCGAGAGGAGATGGAGAGGAGGCTACAAGATGAGACTGCGCACAGGCAGAGACTTGTGGAGGAAGAGGTCAAGCTGAGAGAGAAACAGTGTTCCCAG GCTCGGCCAATGACACGCTATCTGCCTATTCGAAAAGAGGAGTTTGACCTGCGTTCTCATGTGGAGTCATCAGGCCACTGCGTGGACACATGTGCATATGTCATTGTTACAGAGAAAATGTGCAAGGGCCATCTTGTGAAGATGGGCGGCAAGATCAAATCCTGGAAAAAACGCTGGTTTGTCTTTGATCGACTTAAAAGGACCTTCTCTTATTACATAG ATAAACACGAGACCAAACTGAAAGGTGTCATCTACTTCCAAGCCATAGAAGAGGTGTATTACGATCACCTGCGCAGCGCAACTAAG AGTCCGAATCCTTCGCTAACCTTCTGTGTGAAGACTCATGATCGACTTTATTTCATGGTGGCACCATCCCCAGAGGCCATGCGTATTTGGATGGATGTCATAGTAACAGGTGCCGAGGGCTACACGCAGTTTATGACCTGA
- the LOC128008251 gene encoding pleckstrin homology-like domain family B member 1 isoform X4, giving the protein MDLNKCHEVTNKSIDMDRLNQNVPEHGRQTHQVLQSTPLDLIETGKTLKVQAEGPHLVSLGSGRLSTAITLLPLPEGKTTLGHGNTDINIQGPGVTAQHCYIENVGGAITLYPCGNLCSMDGLPFSKPVRLTQGCMLCFGQSSFFRFNHPEEAIRMKSLIPGGSPGFTSTYKNHSETHGQVNGNHLPLHERPRPGHGTLVRSIEKDIQDIMNSLSMDEGQTSSSEQCKTKRHPIPQSAILNGSGHSLVSPPTSPGTLSVSSSYENTSPPFSSFSTPSVVSSPEACLDSANTLSTSYTQTVKTPVPHPRTFASKTSSSNGGLKDIESPRLQKALTETPSSPSTNCIVESPHLAHGSSSGSVSISSGDLGRQINARVTSSSSPASSSPRSSVGSSVQETSSSLQSHSCALHPPDSPQSSHRGVELSSMLLPPLSPSTARRGVLGVPVLPGALPGVPLTSRGRTVSESPRLQRRAKAEEEIGITRLNARSPSPVSALLKDQPCCKQKTGITPALGSQTGVSPLTSPRNQRKNPKEPLQVQPRTRERKNSISEVSDKEEDLLEYHRWQREERMREQEMERLERQRLETILNLCAEYNKSDPPVGVDSGRVCQFPGMEEVSVRRPGPDPANVLAQSSHRQGESEEDNLKEECSSTESQHQEHEDSSVLGQQERANLEEERIRVMARVDELKTRVTDLEEQIQESRQEAEMERALLQGERKAELDQVEAELAIINQLQLKLNEVENSTQREKEKERAKVSAERDVLARLRDSYSELKCQLHKCPESLREHLQEQLARKVEALESATKRFEDLEFRQLERESGIEEEKETVSRQLLQEKAEYHQSVAKRKEKMAALEIQAKQLGLQAAQDCEKMAKDRTLALQMLQKERERLSLLEKRYQSLTGGKTFSKPASMKEEYLKLSDVYKMYGNGCIPAQTAFPNALCLPLAVTSDTPREEYVTVSQLNQLFGMPKVDPSPTSSVQSFQAIVADPVHSSHTSQCGSSQSLPVESQPAWIRPSIPRLDSERWYQEIMAAGEPSHASPPPLPAKCISSRKPMQSLPDLSPAYLDLDSKRQSDQQGRGLYTCDDSRIRPTDPKQSNWGAPQDSHSHFPPSGAPMVHYSILHHHAPPAGESTYDTLSLESSDSVETSVSTGNNSACSPESSNGQTGLRLEEMEKMLKEAQQEKARLVESREREVQARKQLLEAETRRREEMERRLQDETAHRQRLVEEEVKLREKQCSQARPMTRYLPIRKEEFDLRSHVESSGHCVDTCAYVIVTEKMCKGHLVKMGGKIKSWKKRWFVFDRLKRTFSYYIDKHETKLKGVIYFQAIEEVYYDHLRSATKSPNPSLTFCVKTHDRLYFMVAPSPEAMRIWMDVIVTGAEGYTQFMT; this is encoded by the exons GGTGTATGCTGTGTTTTGGTCAGTCATCCTTTTTCCGCTTTAACCACCCAGAGGAGGCCATCAGGATGAAGAGTTTGATCCCTGGTGGAAGCCCTGGATTTACCAGTACCTACAAGAACCACTCAG AAACCCATGGGCAAGTAAATGGCAACCACCTTCCTTTGCACGAGCGACCTCGTCCTGGACACGGCACTCTTGTGCGCTCTATTGAGAAGGACATTCAGGACATTATGAATTCTCTGTCTATGGATGAAGGCCAGACTTCTTCATCTGAGCAATGTAAAACAAAACGCCACCCCATTCCACAGTCTGCCATTCTCAACGGGAGCGGCCACAGTCTTGTCTCCCCTCCAACCAGTCCTGGCACTTTGTCTGTGAGCTCCAGCTATGAAAATACCAGTCCTCCGTTCTCCTCCTTCTCCACCCCCTCTGTGGTTAGTAGTCCAGAGGCTTGTTTGGACTCCGCTAATACCCTTTCCACCAGCTACACCCAGACTGTGAAGACCCCGGTGCCACATCCGCGCACTTTTGCATCCAAAACCAGTAGTTCCAACGGAGGGCTAAAGGATATAGAAAGTCCCAGGCTTCAAAAAGCCTTGACTGAAACCCCCTCAAGCCCTTCTACAAACTGTATAGTCGAGAGTCCACACCTGGCCCATGGTTCCTCTTCTGGGTCTGTCTCAATTTCATCTGGAGATTTAGGCAGACAGATCAATGCTAGGGTCACCTCCTCATCCTCACCAGCATCTTCTAGCCCCAGATCCAGTGTTGGCTCATCAGTCCAAGAAACGTCTTCCAGTCTTCAGTCCCATTCATGTGCACTCCATCCTCCAGACAGTCCCCAGTCATCCCACCGTGGTGTAGAACTATCCAGCATGCTTCTTCCTCCTCTCAGCCCCTCCACAGCACGCAGAGGTGTCCTTGGGGTGCCAGTTCTTCCTGGAGCTCTACCCGGAGTTCCTTTGACCTCTCGTGGCCGGACTGTATCAGAGAGTCCTCGTCTTCAACGACGAGCCAAAGCTGAAGAAGAAATAGGAATTACAAGATTAAATGCCAGAAGTCCATCTCCTGTTTCTGCTCTTTTGAAGGACCAGCCTTGCTGCAAGCAGAAGACAGGTATCACCCCAGCTCTAGGTTCTCAGACAGGTGTGTCTCCTCTCACTAGTCCCCGTAACCAGAGAAAGAACCCAAAGGAGCCTCTGCAGGTTCAGCCGCGCACACGAGAACGCAAGAACAGCATTTCAGAGGTCAGCGACAAAGAGGAAGACCTACTTGAGTACCATCGCTGGCAAAGAGAGGAAAGGATGCGTGAGCAGGAGATGGAGAGGCTG GAGAGGCAGAGGCTTGAGACCATCCTGAATTTGTGTGCTGAGTATAATAAGAGCGACCCTCCGGTTGGTGTGGACAGTGGGAGAGTGTGTCAGTTTCCAGGGATGGAGGAGGTCTCTGTTCGGCGACCCGGTCCTGACCCTGCGAATGTGCTGGCCCAGAGCTCTCACAGACAGGGAGAGAGTGAGGAGGACAACCTGAAAGAGGAATGTAGCAGCACTGAGAGCCAGCACCAGGAG CATGAAGATTCTTCAGTGCTGGGGCAGCAGGAGAGAGCAAATCTAGAGGAAGAGCGAATCAGGGTTATGGCTCGGGTGGATGAGCTGAAGACTCGTGTCACTGACCTGGAAGAGCAAATACAGGAATCCAGACAAGAG GCAGAGATGGAGAGGGCATTACTGCAGGGGGAACGGAAGGCGGAGCTTGATCAAGTGGAGGCAGAGTTGGCGATCATCAATCAACTTCAGCTGAAACTGAATGAAGTGGAAAATTCGACTCAGAGGGAGAAAGAGAAG GAAAGAGCAAAAGTCTCAGCTGAGCGGGATGTCCTGGCCAGGCTGAGGGATTCGTACAGTGAGCTGAAGTGCCAGCTTCATAAATGCCCCGAATCACTGAGGGAGCACTTACAGGAACAACTGGCCAGG AAGGTGGAGGCACTGGAGTCGGCCACTAAGCGCTTTGAGGATTTGGAGTTCCGCCAGTTGGAGCGAGAGAGTGGCATTGAGGAGGAGAAGGAGACGGTCAGCAGACAGCTGTTGCAAGAGAAGGCAGAGTATCACCAGAGTGTGGCCAAAAGGAAG GAGAAAATGGCAGCTCTGGAGATCCAGGCTAAACAGCTTGGACTTCAGGCAGCTCAGGACTGTGAAAAGATGGCCAAAGATCGAACCCTGGCACTACAGATGCTCCAGAAG GAAAGGGAGAGACTGTCTCTCTTGGAGAAGAGATACCAGAGCCTGACTGGTGGAAAGACTTTCTCCAAGCCTGCCAGCATGAAGGAG GAGTACCTCAAACTCTCAGATGTCTATAAGATGTATGGGAACGGATGTATCCCCGCCCAGACTGCCTTCCCTAACGCTCTTTGTCTACCGCTGGCTGTAACATCAGACACACCTCGTGAG GAGTATGTGACAGTCAGTCAGTTGAACCAGCTTTTCGGGATGCCCAAAGTTGACCCCTCTCCCACATCTTCAGTCCAATCATTCCAAGCtattgtggctgaccctgtccaCTCCAGCCACACATCCCAGTGTGGCTCCTCGCAGTCACTTCCTGTTGAG AGCCAGCCTGCATGGATTAGGCCTTCGATCCCCAGGTTAGATTCAGAGCGCTGGTACCAGGAGATTATGGCAGCTGGGGAGCCCAGTCATGCCTCTCCTCCCCCTCTGCCAGCTAAGTGTATCTCCTCACGCAAACCTATGCAG AGTCTCCCAGATCTGTCTCCTGCTTATTTGGACTTAGACTCCAAGAGACAATCGGATCAGCAGGGCAGAG GGCTCTATACATGTGATGATTCCAGAATCAGGCCTACGGATCCTAAACAGAGTAACTGGGGGGCACCACAGGACTCTCACTCCCATTTCCCACCTTCAGGTGCTCCCATGGTACACTACTCCATTCTGCACCACCACGCACCCCCAGCTGGAGAGTCAACGTATGACACTCTGAGTTTAGAGAGCTCTGACAGCGTGGAGACCAGCGTATCTACCGGCAACAACTCCGCCTGTTCACCTGAAAG CAGCAATGGGCAGACAGGACTGAGGCTGGAGGAGATGGAAAAGATGTTGAAGGAGGCCCAGCAGGAGAAAGCTAGACTGGTGGAGAGCCGA gagaGGGAAGTCCAGGCACGAAAGCAGCTGCTGGAGGCTGAGACAAGGCGGCGAGAGGAGATGGAGAGGAGGCTACAAGATGAGACTGCGCACAGGCAGAGACTTGTGGAGGAAGAGGTCAAGCTGAGAGAGAAACAGTGTTCCCAG GCTCGGCCAATGACACGCTATCTGCCTATTCGAAAAGAGGAGTTTGACCTGCGTTCTCATGTGGAGTCATCAGGCCACTGCGTGGACACATGTGCATATGTCATTGTTACAGAGAAAATGTGCAAGGGCCATCTTGTGAAGATGGGCGGCAAGATCAAATCCTGGAAAAAACGCTGGTTTGTCTTTGATCGACTTAAAAGGACCTTCTCTTATTACATAG ATAAACACGAGACCAAACTGAAAGGTGTCATCTACTTCCAAGCCATAGAAGAGGTGTATTACGATCACCTGCGCAGCGCAACTAAG AGTCCGAATCCTTCGCTAACCTTCTGTGTGAAGACTCATGATCGACTTTATTTCATGGTGGCACCATCCCCAGAGGCCATGCGTATTTGGATGGATGTCATAGTAACAGGTGCCGAGGGCTACACGCAGTTTATGACCTGA